The DNA region ATCCGGGCGGCATCCGCGACGCTGTCGGCCCTGAGCGTGGCCATGAGCGACCGCAGGCGGTCGAGGTGACGAACTTCCACCTCGGCCTCAGCCAGTGCTGCCCACGAGATGCTCGCTGCTGCAAACCCGGCCACCAGTGCCCTCCGCGCCACGTCGCCCTCCTGGACGGGGATGCAGACACCAAACACCGTGCCGGTGGGGATGGCAAGCGTTTCATGCGATGGCGGGCCCCAGGCGTCGCGACAGTCACGACAGGTCGTCACGTTGGCGACAAACCGTGGCGTGCCTGCCGGCGTCCTCGTTGAACCTGTTGACCAACGGCGGGCCGCCGAATGCTGGGGCGCCGACGCGTAGCCGCCTCGTGCTAAGCTCCGCCACACGAAGCACACCAGGGGAGGAACACGATGGCAACGGTACTGATTACCGGGACCAGCTCGGGTATCGGCTTGTCGACCGCGCTGGAACTGGCGCGTGCAGGGCACTCCGTCATCGCGACGATGCGCAACCCGGCGGCCTCACCCGAGCTCGCCGAGATCGCCGCGCGCGAAGGCCTGCCCCTGCAGGTCCGCACGCTCGACGTCGACGACGACGAATCGGTCCGCGCCTGCGTGGCCGCAGTTGACGGGCCGATCGACGTGCTCGTCAACAACGCGGGCGTCGAGTGCCACGGCTCCATCGAGGAGATGCCGATGGACCGCATCATCGGCACGATGAACACCAACTACTTCGGGGCGGTCCGCTGCATCAAGGCCGTCCTGCCACGGATGCGCGAGGCGCGCAGCGGGTGCATCATCAACATCAGCTCGGTGGCCGGGCGCATCTCCAATCCGCCACTCGGCGCGTACGCCGCGAGCAAGTTCGCGCTGGAGGCGATGAGCGAAGCGCTGGCCGGTGAGGTCAAGCCGTTCAACATCCGGGTCGCCATCGTCGAGCCCGGGATCCAGGACACGAAGATGGCGCGCACGATCGAGCACGAGGTGACGTCGATCTACCCGCAGGTGGTGCGCTTCTCCGGCCTGTTCCGCGCCGCGCTCGCCAATCCCGTGCCGCCCGTCGTGACGGCGCAGGTGGTGCGGCAGATCATCGAGTCGGGCACGTGGCAGTTCCGTCACACCTCCGGACCTGATGCGGCGGCATTCCTGGCGTGGCGCGCCAACATGACCGACGAGCAGTGGATCGCCTGGAGTGCCCAGGACGACGAGAGCTGGTATGAGCAGCTCGAACGTGATTTCGGGATGAACGCACGCCCGCAGGCGCCGCACGCGGGAGTGGCAGCCGTGGAGCCGGCCGTCGGCGGGTGACGCCGACCGGAGCGTTCCGGTTTCCATGACGACAACGGAGTACCATCCGCTCGCATGAAGCCTGCCCTGCTGTTGGCGACCCTGGCGCTCGTGTTCGCGCAGGCGCCGCCGGCCTTCGACGTCATCGTGCGCGGCGGCACCGTGATCGACGGCACCGGGGCGCCCCGGCGGCGCGCCGACGTCGGCATCACCGGCGATCGCATCACGCGGGTCGGCGACCTGTCGGGGGCGCGCGCGAGCACCGACATCGACGCCACCGGGCTGTATGTCGCCCCAGGCTTCATCAACATCCACAGCCACGCCACGCCGGTCGGCCTGCGCACGGCCGTCAACATGCTCACGCAGGGCGTCACGACCGAGATCGTCAACGCCGACGGGCGAGGGCCGCTCGACATCACGGGCCAGCTCGCTGGCCTCGGCGCCGCGGGCCTGGCCGTCAACGTCGGCGCGCAGGCCGGCTTCAACAGCATCTGGGCGAGCGTGATGGGCGAATCGGACCGGCGCCCGACGGCCGAGGACATCGCGCGCATGCGCGCCCTGTTGGTTGCGTGCCTCCAGGCGGGCGCGTGGGGCGTGTCGGGCGGCCTCGACTACAAGCCGGCGTACTTCGCGCGGACCGACGAGGTCGTGCAGGTGCTCGAGGCCGCGCGCCCCTGGCGCACCAATTTCATCAACCACGATCGCGTGACGCCGGAGTCGGGCTTCAGCTCCCGCGCCGGCATGGAGGAGACGATCGCCATCGGCGCGCGGGCCGGCGTGCTGCCGATCATCACGCACATGAAGGTGCAGGGACACGAGCAGGGGTCGGCCGACGTGATCCTCGGCCGGATGCGGGAGTCCGAGGCACGAGGCACGCCGGTCGCTGCCGACGCGTATCCGTACCTCGCGGGCCAGACGAGCCTCTCGGCCCTGATCATCCCCGGCTGGGCGCAGGACGGTGGACGTGAGGCGCTCCTGCGACGCCTGGCCGATCCCGTACTTCGCGAGCGCATCGTGCGGGAAGCCGAGGACGCCATGGACAAGCGCTTCGGCGGCCCGGCCTCCGTGGCGTTCCCACAGGAGGCGCGAACGCTGCCGGACGTGATGCAGGCCATGCAGGTGCGGGCGGGCGAAGCCGTGGTGCGACTGCTCGAGGAACGGGAGCGCGGCATCATCGCGCGGTTCGGCATCGAGGCCGACCTCGTGAAGATCCTGCAGTACCCGTCGACGTCGATCGCCTGCGACTGTGGCGCCGTGGACGGCGGCGCGACGCACCCGCGGTACCACGGGTCGTTCCCTCGCGTGCTCGGGCGTTACGTGCGCGAGCAGCAGGCGCTGACGTGGGAGGACGCCGTCCGCAAGATGACCGGCCTCCCGGCGACAACCATCGGCATGCGGGACCGCGGCGTGCTCGACGCGGGCAAGGCGGCCGACGTCACCGTGTTCGATCCGCGCACCGTGATCGATCACGCGACGTTCGACAAGCCCACGCAACCGTCCGAGGGCGTGCGCGTGGTGCTCGTCAACGGTCACGTCGCGTTGCGCGACGGCGTGCCGACGGGCGCGCAGGGCGGGCGCCCGCTGGTCCGGGGCGCGTCACCGACGCGGTGAGGGCCGTCATGCTCGCCCACCGACGCTTTCCCCGCAGTTCCGCGTACAACCCCGCGTGGCTGGTCGCGGGGGCCAGCGGCGGCGCCAATCCCCTCTGGCTCACCGAGTGGGTCTGCGAGTCGCTGTTGCTCCAGCCGGGGATGCGCGTGCTCGATCTCGGATGCGGGCGTGCGCTGTCCTCGATCTTCCTGCATCGCGAGTTCGGCGTGCAGGTCTGGGCCACCGACCTGTGGTTCAGCGCATCGGAGAACCAGCGGCGCATCGCCGATGCCGGCGTCGCGGACGGCGTGTTCCCGCTGCGCGCCGACGCCCGCGCCCTGCCGTTTGCCGACGACTTCTTCGACGCCGTCGTCTCGATCGACTCCTTCCCCTACTACGGCACCGATGCACGGTTCCTGGGCATGCTGGCCCGGTTCCTCAAGCCCGGCGGGTTCCTGGCGATCGCCGGCGCCGGACTCGCGCAGGAGATGTCAGGTGACGTGCCGGACCACCTGCGCGACTGGTGGACACCGGACCTGGAAGGATTCCTGCACGCGCCAGCGTGGTGGCGCAGGCATTGGCAGCGCACGGGACTGGTCGACGTCACGGTCGCAGACACCCTGGCCGACAGCACGCGGGCGTGGGCGGACTGGCATCGCCTCGTCGCGCCAGACAACGGTGTGGAAATCGCGGCAGTGGAGGCCGACCAGGATCGCCACCTCGCCTATGTGCGCGTCATCGCAAGACGGACGCACGTGCCTGCAGACGCGCCAATCGTGACCGTCGCGACGGAGTACGTCGCGCGTCCAGTGCTTCGCAGCGAGTGACCGCCAGGGCGAGCTCCGACGACACACCGAGGCCCGCCAGGTCCACGCGCTGCTGTTCAGGGTCTTCGCCTGAGGGGCCTCGGCGCGTCGACGCTGGACTTGTGCCATGATCCGGTCGCCGCGTCACGCGTCACCGTCCTCTCCGCACACCGCGGTGCTCGTCGAGGCGCGTGCGGGAGTACCTCATGGCAGTGGGCGACACCTCCCCGGGACCCGACGTCCAGCGCTGGGACAAGCTTGCGCATCAGGCCGTACGCAACCTGCACGAGCCGAGTCCGGCGATCTTCTGGGCCGACCTCCTCTCGACGGCGACGAGCGGGTACGCCTTGCTGTTGGTCGCCATGAGGGGGCGTTTCGATATGGTGGTCACGTTGCTGGCCTGGCTGGCTGGCGCGCTGACGTTGTATCGCGCGCTCTGCTTCATGCACGAGATCGCACACCTCC from Luteitalea sp. TBR-22 includes:
- a CDS encoding amidohydrolase family protein, translating into MKPALLLATLALVFAQAPPAFDVIVRGGTVIDGTGAPRRRADVGITGDRITRVGDLSGARASTDIDATGLYVAPGFINIHSHATPVGLRTAVNMLTQGVTTEIVNADGRGPLDITGQLAGLGAAGLAVNVGAQAGFNSIWASVMGESDRRPTAEDIARMRALLVACLQAGAWGVSGGLDYKPAYFARTDEVVQVLEAARPWRTNFINHDRVTPESGFSSRAGMEETIAIGARAGVLPIITHMKVQGHEQGSADVILGRMRESEARGTPVAADAYPYLAGQTSLSALIIPGWAQDGGREALLRRLADPVLRERIVREAEDAMDKRFGGPASVAFPQEARTLPDVMQAMQVRAGEAVVRLLEERERGIIARFGIEADLVKILQYPSTSIACDCGAVDGGATHPRYHGSFPRVLGRYVREQQALTWEDAVRKMTGLPATTIGMRDRGVLDAGKAADVTVFDPRTVIDHATFDKPTQPSEGVRVVLVNGHVALRDGVPTGAQGGRPLVRGASPTR
- a CDS encoding SDR family oxidoreductase, which produces MATVLITGTSSGIGLSTALELARAGHSVIATMRNPAASPELAEIAAREGLPLQVRTLDVDDDESVRACVAAVDGPIDVLVNNAGVECHGSIEEMPMDRIIGTMNTNYFGAVRCIKAVLPRMREARSGCIINISSVAGRISNPPLGAYAASKFALEAMSEALAGEVKPFNIRVAIVEPGIQDTKMARTIEHEVTSIYPQVVRFSGLFRAALANPVPPVVTAQVVRQIIESGTWQFRHTSGPDAAAFLAWRANMTDEQWIAWSAQDDESWYEQLERDFGMNARPQAPHAGVAAVEPAVGG
- a CDS encoding cyclopropane-fatty-acyl-phospholipid synthase family protein — its product is MLAHRRFPRSSAYNPAWLVAGASGGANPLWLTEWVCESLLLQPGMRVLDLGCGRALSSIFLHREFGVQVWATDLWFSASENQRRIADAGVADGVFPLRADARALPFADDFFDAVVSIDSFPYYGTDARFLGMLARFLKPGGFLAIAGAGLAQEMSGDVPDHLRDWWTPDLEGFLHAPAWWRRHWQRTGLVDVTVADTLADSTRAWADWHRLVAPDNGVEIAAVEADQDRHLAYVRVIARRTHVPADAPIVTVATEYVARPVLRSE